In Leptolyngbya subtilissima AS-A7, the genomic window ACTACGCTGGTGGGCAGCTACCCTCTGCGGCTAGGCTTGGTGGTCATGTTTATCGGGCTGATCGTGCTGAAATTTTTTGATGAGTGGCTACGGTATACGTTGGTAGCTACCACACGCCCGATTCTGTTTCAGCCGATTCCTGACCAGGTGCGCAGCACGGTGCAGTCGTGGGTGGGTGGGATTGCTGAGCCGCTGGCGATGGGGGGCACGGGGGTGGCCATTTTGGTCACCATCGCCGTTTGCAATCGCGTTGGGCTGGTGGATACCCTAGTGCAGGCGCGGCTGTTTTTGCTGAGCACAGTGGTGGCGGCGCTGGTGTGGTTTGCGATTATGGTGATGCTGCGATCGCGCTACCTCAACCTGCTGGTGCGGGGAGCCGAGCGCGGCCTGCTGACCTTCTCTGACGCCAACCTGCGGGTGCTGAAGCGCGCCTTTATTGAACAGCTCGAAAAGCCTGGATTGGACGCCAACAAGCGATCGTGCATTGAGCTGCTAAGCCACATTGACCCCAAAAACGTGGGCGAGATCTTGGCGCCTCGCCTGGCCGAGTTACCTCCGGCCCTCCAACGCCAGAGCCTGGAAGCGATGCTGGAGTATCCCAACCCCGCCTACACCGTCCAGGTGCAGGAAATGCTAGAGGTGCCCAACCAGGCTCCCGAAATTTTGGCCCTGGCCCTGCGCTACGTGTGGCTGGCTCAGGAGCGCTTTGACATCAACGATCTGCGCCCCTACCTGCCGCCGGAGGTGGATGCGGTAGTGCGGGGCACGGCGGCCTCTCTCATGCTGCGGCGGGGCAACCTACAGGAGCGGGCCGAGGCCACCGCCACCCTGCGCAAAATGCTGGTGCACGACGAAGAGCGGGAGCGGGTAATGGGCTGCCGCGCCCTGGGTGAGGCCGACTATATGGAATCACTCAGCATTTATATTGACGATCTGCTGCAAGACTCCTCGCTGCGGGTGCGGCGGGCGATTTTGGAGGCGATCGCCGCTACCCAATACAAAAAATATTACCCCTCGCTGCTTAAGGCGCTCCAATACAAGTCAACCCGCGAAGCCGCTGTTACCGCCCTCACCCGCCTGGGCAACGAGGCTCTGCCCATGCTGCAAGAACTGGCCCTCGACAGCTACCGTCCCGAAATTCTGCGCAACCAGGCTTGGCAGGTAATTGGCAACATTGGCACCGTACCTGCCCTGGAATTTTTAATTCAAAACCTAGTCACCACCTGGGGCAGCACCCGCCGCCATATTCTGCGGATTTTGCTCAGCTTGTACCAGGAGTCTGGGGTGAAGCGATCGGCTCTGATCGACGAGGCGTTGGATCGCATGCTGGGCCGCAGCGGCATCGAAGAGCTGCTGAATACGGAGCTGGCCTTTGCCGGGCAGATGCTGGCTGCCAAGGTCGATTTGGCACCCAGCCGGGTTGAGGGGATTGAGGCTGACCTGCTGCGCAAGGCCCTCGACGGGCTGCAGGCCGATGCCACCGAGCGGCTATTTATGCTGCTGCGGTTTGTGTCGCCCGCCACTGCCATTCAAGCGGCCCAGGTAAGCCTCAGCGGGTCGGCTGCCCAATGGGCCAGGGGCATCGAAATTCTCGATAACGTGGTGGATGTGGCCAACAAACGGTCGATTCTGATCTTGCTCGATCGCCGTTTAGATGCCGACAAGCTGAAGCTGCTGGCCCTATCTACACCGCTGATAGCCTACGGGCCGATGCCGCCCCGCGATCGCTTGCGTCAGCTGCTCGACTTGCGCAACTTTTTGTCAGACTGGGCGATCGCCTGCTGCTTTCACCTGGCCCGCGTGCAGCGGTGGAATCTCACCGCCGAGCATACTCTGGCTTCGCTTCAGCACCCCACTGGCTTTGTGCGCGAGGCTGTGCTGACCTACTTAGCCGTGGCGTCGCCCCGCGCCCTGCGGGAGCTGCTGCCCCTGATGGAGCAAGACGCCGACCCGCTGGTGCTAGCTCAGGTCAAACAGCTGATCAATACTTATAATCTGGAGCCGAGCCCTTCCGCTAGCTGACGCATCCTGCCCCGTTCCCCCGCCGTCGCCCCCCTAGGTCAAGCAGCCCCGTATGTTAAACAGCGTCGAACGTCTCCTATTTATTCGCAACGTCCCCATGTTCAAGGAGCTGCGGGACGACTTTTTGGTGCGGCTGGCCTCGGTAATGGATGAGGTGTTCTACGACAGCAACTACACCATCATCACCGAAGGCCAGGAGGGGCGATCTATGTACATTGTGGTGTCGGGCCGCGTCAGTGTGCATATCGGCGGTCAGGAAGTAGCCCAGCTCAAAGAAGACGAGTGCTTTGGCGAAATGTCGGTGTTTGATGCCGAGCCGCGATCGGCCTCGGTTACCACCCTAGAGCCCTGCGCCTGCCTGGTGCTTACCCAGCAGCAGCTCTACGACGCCATCGACGAAACCCCCGGTATTGCAGTTAACGTGATTCGCCTGCTCTCGCGCCGCATTCGCGAGCTCAACCAAGACCTCAACCAGGTCAAACAGCAGCTGACGCAGCCTTCACCGTTCCCCCAAACCCGGCCCCAGTGGTATCGGCCGCTGCCATTTCCGCCGTCGGAACCCCTAGCGCGATCGGGCAGTTAGGAGCGAAGACGCTGGGGTGAAAGGTTCAAGGTTTAGGGCTAGAAAAATAATTTTGAGATGTTTCCAGGAAAGAGTGACTTCTGGGCGTCGGATGAGTTTATCGTCAGGCTTCTGTTGAATAGGTGCGCAAACTTTGCCCATTCAACTAGGGAGTGTTCTTGATTCAAAAATCACCTTCACCCTTGAGCCTAAAATCTTCAATTCATCCCTCTTAAACACAATTTTTCTTAACTCTGCGACGCGTCCTTAGGGCCTGGGCAAGCTAACGGTACGATGCCGTTTTTGAGGACTTGCCCATGGGGGTACTGATATTGCTGGTGACTGTCCTACTGATTGGGGCGGTCTTTTTTGTCAATCTCTATAACCGCTTGGTGACTGGGCGCAATCGCTACCAAAATGCCTATGCCCAAATCGATGTGCAGCTGCGCCGCCGCTACGATCTAATTCCTAACCTGGTGGAGAGCGTCAAGGGCTATATGTCCCACGAGAAAGAAACCCTGACGGCGGTCATCAACGCCCGCAACAGTGCTATGAGTGCCAGCCGTCAGGCAGCTCAGGCTCCCGGCGATCCGCAAGCGATGACTCAGCTGGCAGCAGCCGAGGGCATGCTCGACAGCACCCTGGGTCGATTTTTTGCGCTGTCGGAAGCCTACCCCGACCTCAAGGCCAACCAAAATATGGCCCAGCTAATCGAAGAACTGCGCTCCACTGAGAACCGCATCGCCTTTGCTCGCCAGGCGTTTAATGACGCTGTCACCCTCTACAACACCCAGCGGGAGATGTTTCCCGGCAATCTGATCGCGGGCAGCTTTAATTTCAACTCGGCTCAGCTGCTTGAAGAAAGCACTCCCGAAGTCAAAGAAGTCCCCCGCGTATCCTTTAGCTAGTCATGAATTTCTTTGAGCATCAAGACCAGGCCCGCCGCAACACCACCAAGCTGCTGCTGCTGTTTGGGCTATCAATCGCAGTGATGATCGCAGCATTTTATGTCGTTGCGATCGCGGTTCTATCCACCCAAGCCACCTCAGAGCTTGGTGGTTTATCGCTCTGGCAGCCCGGTATCTTGTTTTGGGTGACCAGCGGTACCCTGGCTTTTATGATGGTGGGCAGCTCGACTAAGATGGCCCAGCTCAGCCAGGGGGGCCACAGTCTGGCCAAAGGCTTGGGCGGGCGAGAGCTAAACCCCCTCACCGATGACCCTGATGAGCAGCGGTTGATCAATGTAGTCAGCGAGATGGCACTGGCCTCGGGCACCCCCATCCCCGCTGTGTACTTGCTGGATGACGAGCCGGGCATCAACGCCTTTGCGGCAGGTCACACCGCTGACAAAGCCGTGATTGGAGTGACCCGTGGCTGTCTCGACCAGCTCAACCGCGATGAGCTGCAAGGGGTGATTGGCCACGAGTTTAGCCACATTCTCAACGGCGACATGGGCCTCAACCTCAAGCTAATTGGGGTAATTCACGGTCTGCTGCTGATCTATATTGCTGGGCGGGTGGTGCTGCGCTTGAGCTGCTACTCCGACGGATCGTCGCGCCGATCAAAGGACGACAAAGGGGCAGGGGCGGTGTTGGCAGCGGCTCTGGCCATGGTGGTGATTGGCTACCTGGGGGTGCTGTGCGGACGGTTGATCAAAAGTGCTGTATCGCGGGAGCGAGAGTTTTTAGCCGATGCCTCAGCGGTGCAGTTTACCCGTAACCCTGAGGGTTTGACTGGGGCGCTGCGCAAAATTGGCCAGATTTCGGCGGGGTCAACGATGGTTTCCCCTATGGCCGAAACCACCAGCCACCTACTGTTTGGCGAGGCCAACGGCAACTTGTCGTTCTTGGGGGAGTGGTTTGCCACCCATCCGCCCCTGGGCGAGCGACTGCGACGCCTAGGCCAGGTACCGATCCCCCAGGGAAGTTCTCCCCTGGCCGCCGAGGCATCGGTTAGCTCCCCAGACGAATCGCTGGTGATGGGGCTGCATGGGGGCACAAGTACCGCCGTACAGCAAGGGATTGTTGCGATCGCCTCCCCCGCCCCCAGCCAGTTTATGACCGCCATTGGCACCACCGATGCCCGACGGTTGGAGCAGGTGCGATCGCTGCTAAGCGAGCTACCCGCCGAAGTCAAGGCGGCCCTGCAAAACCCTACTGCTGCTGCCGAGGTAGTTTATGCTCTGCTGGTGCGAACCAAGCCCGCCCTACAAACTCAGCAGCTCGAGTACCTGTCCAACACCTATGGCCCAGATTGCAGGGAACGAGTAGGACAGATTTACAATCGGGTTCGCGCCCTCAAGCCAGGGCAAGATTTGCTGTTGCTAGAGGCGTTAGTTCCTGCCCTCCAGCAGCTCGACTCCGAGGCGGGGCAAAAGTTTGTTCAAACGGCCCAAGCCCTGAGCCAGCCGGGGGGCCGCCTGCTGCTCTCGAACTATCCACTGCAGCTGATTCTGCGTAAACGGTTGTCGAGTCATTCAGCTCAACCTGCGACCATCACCGACATAAACGATCTCTGGAGTGACGCCCTTGTGGTGCTGGCCCTGCTGGCGCGGGTCGGCCACGCTCGCCCAGAGGATGCCATCTACGCTTTCAAGCTGGGTATTTCGCAAATGCCGGGGGCCAAAACGCAGACCTCGCCAAACCAACTGCCGCCGATTAACAGCGCTGATATCAACGCTAGCCTCAGCCGTCTAGAACAAGCTGCCCCCAAACTCAAACAGACCATTGTTGATGCCTGTGCCCATACGGTGCTGGCCGACAACGATGTTACTCCCGCCGAGATGGGGCTGCTGCGGGCGGTGGTGATTACCCTTGACTGCCCGGCCCCACCTTTTCTTACCTAGCACCTGACTGAGCTAGTTGTGGCAGGCTTGAAGAGCTAGGGTTCAAGGTATAAGGTGTAGGGCGGGTCGTGAACCTTGTACCTTCTTGTTGATTCACTGCGCTCAGAAAGCCTATTCGGTCGGCAGTTTCGGCAAAACTCGCTGCATTCTGAAGGTTGATTGCTCCAAGATTTCTGCTACAATTCAAAGTTGCGCTATTGTGCCGTTTGATTACCGTTGGAGAATATTCATGGCTCGTCATTGTCAACTCACCGGGAAGAAGGCCAACAACGCCTTTTCGATCTCTCACTCTCACCGCCGCACTAAGCGCCTGCAAGAGGCCAACCTGCAAGAAAAGCGCGTGTGGTGGCCCCAGGGCAAGCGTTGGGTCAAGCTGCGCCTGTCGACTAAAGCGATCAAAACCCTTCAAACCAAGGGGCTTGAAGCTATGGCCAAGGAAGTTGGCCTCAACCTGAACAAGTGCTAGTTTGGCTTCTGGTCAGCTAATTTCGGCGGCGCAGTAGCGCCAGCCCCGCCGCTACAATACCGATCGCAAAGGCCGTTCCTGGTTCGGGGACGGCCTTTGATGTTGTCTGGCGCTGCACTTCCATCACAAACTTAAACACCACCGATTCGCCGGGGGCCAGAGAGCGGTCAAACTGAACGGCGGCAGTGATATCAGCATCGACTAGGGGGCCGGGGGTATTTTGCAACCCCGTAGCTGGGACATTGTAGAGCTGAGCCAATAGCGGACCGTAGGGACTAATCTGCACTGCCGTTGGGGCCTGGTCGACGCTGAGAGTGGCCCGGGCACCGTTGGCGTCGGTTTGGGTAAGGGTATTGTTTGTAAAAAAAGCGGTGTTGTTGGTGAGCGCGCCGTCAAACTGAAGGTCGTAGTCGACGTACTTAAACAGGCTGACATCAAGCCAGTCGCTACCCGTGTTGGTTAGGGTCACGGTTTCGTGGCGAGCGGCGCGATAGCTGCCTGGGGCACCCCCTAACAGCACAGAATCGAGGGAAAAGGCCAGATTAGTCCCCAAGAAACTCGCGCTGAGGCGATCGGGGCTGGGTTGGCTAAATGCGGTGGGCTGAAAATCTTCGAGCCGCAGCTCCTGGGGGGCAGCTAGGTTGCTGAGGTTGAGAAAGTATAGGTCTGTGAACAGCGTTTCGATGCCGTCAACGAGCCAGGATTGCTCCTCGCTAAAACGCAGCAGATCGGCGCGGTAGGTTGAGTTGCCCTGGGTGAGTTCTAGTAGTCCGGAGGGCAAGGGGTCTGCAGCCGCAGCCAAACTAGGGCTGGCCAGAGCCAGGGCTAAACCCAGACATGGAACGGTAATGGCAGACCAATGTTTCATGAACTGTGATGATAGGGCAATAGGATACAGAGAATTGACTGCGGTAGAAGAAACGAGAAAGCCGATGGGGCGATGGCCCTCTGGACCGGTCTTTAACCATTGCACCATCAGTTAATCCTCACCCAGGTTAGCCGGGCAACCCCATCGCTGGAACCGGTCCCCTAGGTGTATTTACGGAATCCTTAAGCGAACTTTACGGACTTCGTAGAGCCGCCGCTGCTCCTAAGGAACCGAACACTCACCCGCTAGGCCATGACCGACCCCAGCGTAGGCAAAAGCGCTAGTTTCCCCATTACACTGAGTAAGGGGCTGAGGCCTCTAAATTCCGTCACCCATCACCTATGAACTTTTTGGCGAATCTGATTCCCGGTCGAGCTGACCAGGATACCCTGCCCAAGCGCAGCCGTCGGGTGCGGGGGGTAGAGCTGAAGACCGAGGCCGAGCTAGAGATTATGCGCGGAGCCGCCCGCATTGTGGCCACGGTGCTGAAAGAAATCGAGGCCCTGGTGCAGCCGGGGATGACCACCGCCGATCTAGACGCCCATGCCGAGAAGCGGATTCGCGAGCTGGGCGCAACGCCTAGTTTTAAGGGTTACCACGGCTTTCCGGCATCGATCTGTGCTTGTGTCAATGACCAGGTGGTGCACGGCATTCCCCACAAGCGTCAGGTAATTCGTCGGGGTGACCTGCTCAAGGTTGATACGGGGGCTTACTACAATGGCTTCCACGGCGACTCCTGCATCACCATTGCGGTGGGCGAGGTATCGGCACAGGCTCAGCAGTTGATGACGGCAGCGGAAGCAGCTCTCTATGCAGGCATTGCTCAAGTAAAGCCGGGAAATACGCTGCTAGACATCGCGGGAGCAATTGAAGACTGTATCACCAGTTCTGGCTTCACGGTGGTTGAAGATTTTACTGGCCACGGGGTGGGGCGTAACCTGCACGAGGCTCCGTCTGTGTTTAACTTTCGCACCCGTCAGCTGCCCAACATGAAGCTGCTACCAGGGATGACGCTGGCGATCGAGCCGATTTTAAACGCTGGGTCTAAGCAGACCCGCACCTTGAAAGATCAGTGGACGGTGGTGACGGTGGATCGATCGCTGTCAGCCCAGTTTGAGCACACGGTGCTGGTGAGCGAGACCGGCTATGAGATTTTGACCGATCGCAGCTCGATCCCAGTGGCCCTAGCTTCCTAAGGGACTGGATTGGGCTCTAGGCAAGGGCGATCGCCGTAGTCAACGCTGGTGTCGATGGTGAGCACGTAGGCTTTGATGCCTTCGGCCGGCGCAAAGCGGTGGCGCTGAATTTCTTGCAGGGCTTTGCGATCGAGGATGCCGTAGCCCGAGCTGCGCAACAAAGCAGGCTCACCTCGCCAAGACCCGTCGGGGTTCACCACAGCCCCAACGTTGATTTCGCCCGGTGAGTCCGCTAGGCACACTCGCTGGGGATATACCGTAGAAAACTCGGAACGATTGATTTCTGACAATAGATCTGCCTGGCCGGTCTCCTGCCGCAGAGTGCTGACCCAAGTACTCTGGTTCGCGTTGAAGGCGTCATTGGTGACGGCAGCGGCATTAAAGACAAACCGGTTTTGAATAGACTCTGCCGCCCGGTCAACCTTGGCTTGGGGCAGGTTGAGGGTGGACACGTAGGCCAACAGTTGTGGGCCTAGCTCGGCGTCAAACAGGGGTTGAGTGGATGGCGGAGCGGAAGGAGTGGCGGGCGTAGGGGTGACAGCACCCGCAGTCGGTGGGTTGGCAGGTGCGGGTGGGAGTTGAGTGGGCTGAGCACGCGTGGGTGAGGCAGTTTGGGAGCGGGGTTGCGACGGTGGGGTACCTGCTCTAGAGCGGGCTTGGGGGCGGGCCGACCGAACAACAGGATCATTCGCTCGAGCTACAGGTGCCACTGAGGCCGTTGAAGGCCGCTGCAGCGGCGTGGAGGGGGAGGCAATTGCGCCTGCGCCTGTGCCTGCGATCGCGGCTACGTTTGCCTCGCCTGCGGGGGGCACGCGGGTAATGGCCACGCTGTCTTGCTCCGGGTCCGGAGGGGGAACCGGGACATCATCGGTGCCCGTTGGCAGCAGCAGCAGCAGCCCGTGCAGGCCCAGGGATGCTAGCAGCATGGGGGCTAACAGCTTTTGCCACAGGGGCCTAGAACGCTCAGGGGGAGCAAAACGAGTCGTCATACCAAATCTACGAGGAGAACTATGCTACTGGCCTACGCTTTAAACTACCCGTTAACCACCTACTATGCAGCCATAGAACTGGGTTGCCGTGGCCAGTTCTCTAACTGGGTTGCTAGCGCGAGCGGGGGTCACTGGCCCAGATAATTACCAGTCCGGAGGCCTGTTGCCCAGGGGCTCCTACGCCAATGCCCACCAGGGAGATAAACAGGTAGGGCTGCCCTTCCTGAAACACCTCAAACAGCGGGCGATCGCAGTAGCCGTTGGCCACACGATTCACAGCATACTGCGGTGCTGGAAAGGTGCGGGGAATATCCTGCTCTTCGATGAACTGAACGTTGCGGGTCAGGTAGCGCAGCGACACCACGCTGGGCAGAGTGCTGTAGGTATCGGCATTAATTTGCGTAAAAAAGCAGGCCTGCTCCTGGGGCGACCAGGTCGCAATGCCCTGGGGGATCAGGTAAGCGATCGCCGGAAATGAGGTTTCAGTAGAGTCAAAATCGCTGTCGCCTGACCCACGGGTGAGGCGGGTAAAAATTTCGGCCACGGCCTCATTGGGCACTACGGCTGTAGCAGCTGCTGGCTCGGCGGCGGGCTCTGGCGGAGGTGGGCTATTGCTCGAGACCGGCTCGGCGATAGCTGGAGTGGGGGCGGGAGGCGGCGCGATCGCTTGGGTCGGCGGGGAGGCGGGGGCCAGAGGCGATGGGGCAGCTGCTGACGGGGTCGGGGCTGCCTCAGGCTTGGGGGTGTTGAGAGTGCCGATGCTCAGCAGATCGACAAACTCGTCTTCGGCAATCGCATCCTCAGCCTCGGGAATCGGTTGCGGCGAGGGGGCTGGGGCCAGCAGCACCAGCCCGTGAAGCACTAGCGATAGGCCGAACAGTGGCGCTAATAGTAGCTTGGCTCGATGCTGCCATGGCGTTGGTCGCTTCGGGGGCGATACCGGCCGAGGTGATGTTACAGATTCCCCAATGGTCATAGGTGCTAAGGATAGTGGCAGCGTTAAAACACTGATACAGGGTGAGTTAGCTTCAGTGGATAGGCGCAGCCAGCCCTCGGGAATGAACGGTCTCCCCGAGGGTTGGCTGCTCTAGTGGTCAGGCTCTGCCCGAGAGGGCGATCGCGTCAAGCTAAGCGCAACCTACAAACCTGATAGCTCAGCCAGAATGTCGGCGTAGCGCTGCTCAGACAGCGGCACATAACCCACTTCAGGCACAAGCTCAGGCCCGTTTTCGAGCATGAACTCGACAAAGGCGCGCACCTCGGGGCGGCTCTCTAGGCTGCTCTTCTTGACGTAGACAAAGATGGGCCGAGATAGAGGCGCGTAGGTGCCATTCTCGACATTCTCCGGAGTGGGCTCAACGCCGTTGACGGCGACTGCTTTGAGGGTGTCCTGGTTTTCGAGGTAGTAGGCCAGACCAAAGTAGCCAATGGCGTTGGGGTCGCGGCTGACGCCAATCACGAGAATGTTGTCGTCTTCGCTGGCGGTGTAATCGGCGCGGCTAGAACCTGCCTCACCCACGATCGTTTCAGTGAAGTAGTCGAAGGTGCCCGAATCGGTACCAGGGCCAAACAGCTCGATGGGCTCGTTGGGCCAGCTGGGGTCGATCTGATTCCAGCGGGTAACGGTGTCCTGGGATTCAGGGCTCCACAGCGTTTGCAGCTGCTCTACGGTCATTTCGTCGGCCCAATCGTTTTCGGGGTTAATGACCACCGTCAGCGCGTCGGTGGCGACGGGCACTTCAATGTATTCAATGCCAGCGGCGGCGCAGGCTTCGACTTCGGAGGCTTTGATGGGGCGCGAAGCACCGGTGATGTCGAGTTCGCCAGCGCAAAATTTGCTAAAACCGCCGCCAGTCCCCGACACGCCCACGGTTACCTGAGTGCCACGATTTGCGGCCATAAATTCTTCGGCCATGGCCTCAGATATGGGGTAGACAGTGCTAGACCCATCAATCTGAATAATGGAATTTTGAGAAACCGCGCTGGGGACGCCAATGCCTAGCGCTACTGCGGTGGTTACCGCTCCAGCTAGAATATAGCGATTAAATTTCTGTCTGCTCGTCATACAACACTCTCCATAGCGTCCTAAACATGGTCAAATCCGCCATGGTAAACGCTACAGACTCAACCCTAAGAAAGCCTAATGGCAACAATAAGCCTAGGGAGAAAATGAATTAAGAGTCCTTTAAGAAGCCAATAAACCTACTGTTCAAGGAATAGCTTAAATATCTTGGGCAGTAAGAAAAATTCAGCTTTTTGCAGTCTTAATTGCTCTAGGCTTAGGACATTAAAGCTCTTTGTGGATTAATAGTTTATCCGCAATTAAGACTGAGCAAACAACACCATCAACATGTCAACAGCGTCCTTAGCTCTGAATCTTTGATCTACTTAAAAGCACGTTGAATTATAGCTAAACCGTGGCAATCAACTGCTTTTTGACCCAAATGTCTTCTCTTGAGTGGATATAGACGGGATCGGCATGGAGAGCGATCGCCCGGTTATATGACTCCACCGCGTTGCCGTAGGCACCCATTTCAGCTAGCAGCTTGCCTCGGTTAAACCAGGCCTGGTGATACTGGGGGTTGAGGGCGACGGCTTTGTCATAGGCAGCTAGGGCTTCGGCCTGGCGATTAAGGCCACAGAGGGCATT contains:
- a CDS encoding HEAT repeat domain-containing protein encodes the protein MSLSGPAKEIQSLKGRFLDLINLRPGEEERTLLMFAFYTATSMGILWLEVSSAALFLDAYGAASLPWIYIFSAGVGLGLSVVYSWLQRLFPLRRVIVIIAMLMAVPILGFRWGLTVPLLAAPMVFSMRLWIEAIYGLNDLNLSVTANQLFNIREIKRAYPIISSGNLVADVISGFSVYLLLKLIGLQNVMLLAFVVMVAGAAILYHLSRSYEHAFPDSPRRQAEDAESVESFRSRQRLQGPIQQYVVLLFSFFVLAQMLLFSIEFQFFNQLETSLDVDAIAVFLGFFSGLLGLIELFTQWFTSSRLIEREGVFKVALVLPSVIVAIGVTTLVGSYPLRLGLVVMFIGLIVLKFFDEWLRYTLVATTRPILFQPIPDQVRSTVQSWVGGIAEPLAMGGTGVAILVTIAVCNRVGLVDTLVQARLFLLSTVVAALVWFAIMVMLRSRYLNLLVRGAERGLLTFSDANLRVLKRAFIEQLEKPGLDANKRSCIELLSHIDPKNVGEILAPRLAELPPALQRQSLEAMLEYPNPAYTVQVQEMLEVPNQAPEILALALRYVWLAQERFDINDLRPYLPPEVDAVVRGTAASLMLRRGNLQERAEATATLRKMLVHDEERERVMGCRALGEADYMESLSIYIDDLLQDSSLRVRRAILEAIAATQYKKYYPSLLKALQYKSTREAAVTALTRLGNEALPMLQELALDSYRPEILRNQAWQVIGNIGTVPALEFLIQNLVTTWGSTRRHILRILLSLYQESGVKRSALIDEALDRMLGRSGIEELLNTELAFAGQMLAAKVDLAPSRVEGIEADLLRKALDGLQADATERLFMLLRFVSPATAIQAAQVSLSGSAAQWARGIEILDNVVDVANKRSILILLDRRLDADKLKLLALSTPLIAYGPMPPRDRLRQLLDLRNFLSDWAIACCFHLARVQRWNLTAEHTLASLQHPTGFVREAVLTYLAVASPRALRELLPLMEQDADPLVLAQVKQLINTYNLEPSPSAS
- a CDS encoding Crp/Fnr family transcriptional regulator → MLNSVERLLFIRNVPMFKELRDDFLVRLASVMDEVFYDSNYTIITEGQEGRSMYIVVSGRVSVHIGGQEVAQLKEDECFGEMSVFDAEPRSASVTTLEPCACLVLTQQQLYDAIDETPGIAVNVIRLLSRRIRELNQDLNQVKQQLTQPSPFPQTRPQWYRPLPFPPSEPLARSGS
- a CDS encoding LemA family protein yields the protein MGVLILLVTVLLIGAVFFVNLYNRLVTGRNRYQNAYAQIDVQLRRRYDLIPNLVESVKGYMSHEKETLTAVINARNSAMSASRQAAQAPGDPQAMTQLAAAEGMLDSTLGRFFALSEAYPDLKANQNMAQLIEELRSTENRIAFARQAFNDAVTLYNTQREMFPGNLIAGSFNFNSAQLLEESTPEVKEVPRVSFS
- a CDS encoding M48 family metallopeptidase, yielding MNFFEHQDQARRNTTKLLLLFGLSIAVMIAAFYVVAIAVLSTQATSELGGLSLWQPGILFWVTSGTLAFMMVGSSTKMAQLSQGGHSLAKGLGGRELNPLTDDPDEQRLINVVSEMALASGTPIPAVYLLDDEPGINAFAAGHTADKAVIGVTRGCLDQLNRDELQGVIGHEFSHILNGDMGLNLKLIGVIHGLLLIYIAGRVVLRLSCYSDGSSRRSKDDKGAGAVLAAALAMVVIGYLGVLCGRLIKSAVSREREFLADASAVQFTRNPEGLTGALRKIGQISAGSTMVSPMAETTSHLLFGEANGNLSFLGEWFATHPPLGERLRRLGQVPIPQGSSPLAAEASVSSPDESLVMGLHGGTSTAVQQGIVAIASPAPSQFMTAIGTTDARRLEQVRSLLSELPAEVKAALQNPTAAAEVVYALLVRTKPALQTQQLEYLSNTYGPDCRERVGQIYNRVRALKPGQDLLLLEALVPALQQLDSEAGQKFVQTAQALSQPGGRLLLSNYPLQLILRKRLSSHSAQPATITDINDLWSDALVVLALLARVGHARPEDAIYAFKLGISQMPGAKTQTSPNQLPPINSADINASLSRLEQAAPKLKQTIVDACAHTVLADNDVTPAEMGLLRAVVITLDCPAPPFLT
- the rpmB gene encoding 50S ribosomal protein L28 produces the protein MARHCQLTGKKANNAFSISHSHRRTKRLQEANLQEKRVWWPQGKRWVKLRLSTKAIKTLQTKGLEAMAKEVGLNLNKC
- a CDS encoding PEP-CTERM sorting domain-containing protein; this encodes MKHWSAITVPCLGLALALASPSLAAAADPLPSGLLELTQGNSTYRADLLRFSEEQSWLVDGIETLFTDLYFLNLSNLAAPQELRLEDFQPTAFSQPSPDRLSASFLGTNLAFSLDSVLLGGAPGSYRAARHETVTLTNTGSDWLDVSLFKYVDYDLQFDGALTNNTAFFTNNTLTQTDANGARATLSVDQAPTAVQISPYGPLLAQLYNVPATGLQNTPGPLVDADITAAVQFDRSLAPGESVVFKFVMEVQRQTTSKAVPEPGTAFAIGIVAAGLALLRRRN
- the map gene encoding type I methionyl aminopeptidase: MNFLANLIPGRADQDTLPKRSRRVRGVELKTEAELEIMRGAARIVATVLKEIEALVQPGMTTADLDAHAEKRIRELGATPSFKGYHGFPASICACVNDQVVHGIPHKRQVIRRGDLLKVDTGAYYNGFHGDSCITIAVGEVSAQAQQLMTAAEAALYAGIAQVKPGNTLLDIAGAIEDCITSSGFTVVEDFTGHGVGRNLHEAPSVFNFRTRQLPNMKLLPGMTLAIEPILNAGSKQTRTLKDQWTVVTVDRSLSAQFEHTVLVSETGYEILTDRSSIPVALAS
- a CDS encoding energy transducer TonB; translation: MTTRFAPPERSRPLWQKLLAPMLLASLGLHGLLLLLPTGTDDVPVPPPDPEQDSVAITRVPPAGEANVAAIAGTGAGAIASPSTPLQRPSTASVAPVARANDPVVRSARPQARSRAGTPPSQPRSQTASPTRAQPTQLPPAPANPPTAGAVTPTPATPSAPPSTQPLFDAELGPQLLAYVSTLNLPQAKVDRAAESIQNRFVFNAAAVTNDAFNANQSTWVSTLRQETGQADLLSEINRSEFSTVYPQRVCLADSPGEINVGAVVNPDGSWRGEPALLRSSGYGILDRKALQEIQRHRFAPAEGIKAYVLTIDTSVDYGDRPCLEPNPVP
- a CDS encoding PstS family phosphate ABC transporter substrate-binding protein; translation: MTSRQKFNRYILAGAVTTAVALGIGVPSAVSQNSIIQIDGSSTVYPISEAMAEEFMAANRGTQVTVGVSGTGGGFSKFCAGELDITGASRPIKASEVEACAAAGIEYIEVPVATDALTVVINPENDWADEMTVEQLQTLWSPESQDTVTRWNQIDPSWPNEPIELFGPGTDSGTFDYFTETIVGEAGSSRADYTASEDDNILVIGVSRDPNAIGYFGLAYYLENQDTLKAVAVNGVEPTPENVENGTYAPLSRPIFVYVKKSSLESRPEVRAFVEFMLENGPELVPEVGYVPLSEQRYADILAELSGL
- a CDS encoding tetratricopeptide repeat protein, producing the protein MNPISSHDHSAALNDQGCTLCVQSQFAQALAIFDQALALDSTYCTGWNNRANALCGLNRQAEALAAYDKAVALNPQYHQAWFNRGKLLAEMGAYGNAVESYNRAIALHADPVYIHSREDIWVKKQLIATV